Proteins co-encoded in one Halococcoides cellulosivorans genomic window:
- a CDS encoding cytochrome P450: MATDDRATAADDPENYPLPPGPDGWPLIGQTFAISRDFRTAYEQRLVPHGDVVRYTFVGRRWVTVIHPDHVQRVLLDDWESFGKYGFEDFGGEFASEGVLFAEGEQWRSQREAMQDAFTIDRIQGYADAMTRFTADLVDSWAEGDVVAIDEAFADLTLRILCHSLFDLDVAAEAQIVGEFTASMNEISRPSGLTSYLPLWVPTPENRRYKRLLDAFREFVVELIDRRRGRAEEFDDLLSMMLVAEDDAGRTMSETELRDQMVTFLFAGHETTALALSFALLEIANSDAVRERLDAEYEAVLDDRDPTPTTMGRLDATDRVIREALRLYPPAYIQFRRATEDVVIDGYRIPEGTRMTIPQFHIHRDERWYDDPEQFRPERWTDEFEDELHDYAYFPFGGGPRHCIGMRFAMMELKHVLPVLLRRVEFDLVSDPEPDLDPAATLHPADPIEMRISKR; the protein is encoded by the coding sequence ATGGCCACCGACGACCGCGCGACCGCCGCCGACGACCCAGAGAACTATCCACTGCCACCGGGGCCGGACGGCTGGCCGCTGATCGGCCAGACGTTCGCGATCTCACGGGATTTCAGGACCGCCTACGAGCAGCGACTGGTTCCCCACGGCGACGTCGTGCGGTACACCTTCGTCGGACGGCGATGGGTGACGGTCATCCATCCCGATCACGTCCAGCGGGTCTTGCTCGACGATTGGGAGTCGTTCGGCAAGTACGGCTTCGAGGACTTCGGTGGGGAGTTCGCCAGCGAGGGCGTCCTCTTCGCGGAGGGCGAACAGTGGCGCAGCCAGCGCGAGGCGATGCAGGACGCGTTCACGATCGATCGTATCCAGGGGTATGCCGACGCGATGACGCGGTTCACCGCCGACCTGGTCGACTCGTGGGCCGAGGGCGACGTCGTCGCCATCGACGAGGCGTTCGCGGACCTGACGCTGCGGATTCTCTGTCACAGCCTGTTCGATCTCGACGTCGCCGCCGAGGCCCAGATCGTCGGCGAGTTCACCGCGTCGATGAACGAGATCAGCCGACCATCGGGGCTGACCTCCTACCTGCCGCTCTGGGTGCCGACGCCTGAGAATCGCCGGTACAAACGTCTGCTCGACGCGTTTCGGGAGTTCGTCGTCGAATTGATCGACCGTCGTCGGGGCCGAGCCGAGGAGTTCGACGACCTGCTCTCGATGATGCTGGTTGCCGAGGACGATGCGGGCCGAACCATGTCCGAGACGGAGCTTCGCGACCAGATGGTTACGTTCCTGTTTGCGGGCCACGAGACCACGGCGCTGGCGCTGTCCTTTGCGCTCCTCGAAATCGCGAACTCCGATGCGGTCCGTGAGCGTCTCGACGCGGAGTACGAGGCGGTCCTCGACGATCGCGATCCCACCCCGACGACGATGGGCCGCCTCGATGCGACCGACCGGGTAATTCGAGAAGCGCTCCGTCTCTATCCGCCGGCCTACATTCAGTTCCGTCGGGCGACCGAGGACGTCGTCATCGACGGCTACCGGATCCCCGAGGGGACGCGCATGACGATCCCACAGTTCCACATCCATCGCGACGAGCGCTGGTACGACGACCCCGAGCAGTTCCGGCCCGAGCGCTGGACCGACGAGTTCGAAGACGAGCTACACGATTACGCGTACTTCCCGTTCGGTGGCGGTCCGCGCCACTGCATCGGGATGCGATTCGCGATGATGGAGCTCAAACACGTGTTGCCGGTGCTCCTCCGCCGGGTCGAGTTCGATCTCGTCTCCGATCCGGAGCCGGACCTCGACCCCGCTGCGACGCTGCATCCCGCCGATCCGATCGAGATGCGGATCTCGAAGCGCTGA
- a CDS encoding helix-turn-helix domain-containing protein: MRYLRAWIDLPEQFRHPMQAFIRETDAVEREEMLTFNLAGDADHEYLLFRVYGDRERYRDAIDDVDSVAAYRMSPSDDGVFHVYVVQECRAIDRDWRAAFRARNLVTVPPVVFDDRGRMRMTILGAEADITAAIDDQPPGVDVTVVDVGDYDRYFDTPASGLTDRQREAVRTALAMGYYDVPATCSLAEVAATLDVAEATASELVARGERAILDDVLGRGPS, encoded by the coding sequence ATGCGATATCTCCGGGCCTGGATCGACCTGCCCGAACAGTTCCGCCATCCCATGCAGGCGTTCATTCGCGAGACCGACGCCGTCGAGCGCGAGGAGATGCTGACGTTCAACCTCGCCGGTGACGCGGATCACGAGTATCTCCTCTTTCGGGTGTACGGCGACCGTGAGCGGTATCGGGACGCCATCGACGACGTCGACTCGGTCGCGGCGTATCGCATGAGTCCGAGCGACGACGGCGTGTTTCACGTCTACGTCGTCCAGGAGTGCCGGGCGATCGATCGCGACTGGCGAGCGGCCTTCCGGGCGCGCAATCTGGTCACCGTCCCACCAGTCGTGTTCGACGACCGCGGACGCATGCGGATGACGATCCTCGGGGCCGAGGCGGACATCACGGCTGCCATCGATGACCAGCCACCCGGCGTCGACGTCACGGTCGTCGACGTCGGGGATTACGACCGGTATTTCGACACCCCTGCGAGCGGTCTCACGGACCGCCAGCGCGAGGCCGTCCGGACCGCGCTCGCGATGGGGTACTACGACGTGCCCGCAACGTGCTCGCTCGCAGAGGTCGCCGCGACGCTGGACGTCGCCGAGGCGACGGCGTCGGAACTCGTGGCCAGAGGCGAACGAGCGATCCTCGACGACGTGCTGGGCCGTGGTCCGTCGTGA
- a CDS encoding NAD(P)/FAD-dependent oxidoreductase: MTRIGIVGAGAASAAAAWALDRWLDDATITVFEKSGGLCGRAATRRNGDVTYDYGANYLKADDDRVVELVTETLDTDGLVDIGEPIHTFDGEGTVSPGRDADDHKWSYERGLTQIAKRLVGRTDAAVHRDTRVTAIDRDGDRWTVSIGSERRGPFDILLCNPPAPQTAALLAESDWDDPLRADLIDALEGVAFRTVWTAVLHYPFRIERPYYALVNTDEGHPIGWIAREQCKRGHVPDGESLLIVQASHDWSVAHWDDPPEENVAVLARMAGDVLGDERLATPDWTDHQGWRYAQPEDDPPRDLLRAAEDHAIYCLGDWTIGTPRLHGALRSGLDTADRVVASL; encoded by the coding sequence GTGACACGGATCGGCATCGTCGGCGCTGGCGCGGCGTCGGCCGCAGCGGCGTGGGCGCTGGACCGGTGGCTGGACGACGCAACGATCACGGTCTTCGAGAAGTCGGGCGGCCTCTGTGGCCGCGCCGCGACACGCCGCAACGGCGACGTGACCTACGACTACGGCGCGAACTACCTCAAAGCCGACGACGACCGGGTGGTCGAACTCGTGACCGAGACGCTCGACACCGACGGGCTCGTCGACATTGGCGAGCCGATCCACACCTTCGACGGCGAGGGCACGGTCTCGCCCGGCCGAGACGCCGACGATCACAAGTGGAGTTACGAGCGTGGCCTGACCCAGATCGCCAAACGACTCGTCGGCCGGACCGACGCGGCGGTCCACCGGGACACCCGAGTGACGGCGATCGACCGCGACGGCGACCGCTGGACCGTCTCGATCGGCTCCGAGCGACGCGGGCCCTTCGATATCCTCCTCTGCAACCCGCCAGCGCCCCAGACCGCCGCGCTGCTCGCGGAGAGTGACTGGGACGACCCACTGCGAGCGGATCTGATCGACGCGCTGGAAGGGGTCGCGTTTCGGACGGTCTGGACGGCCGTCCTGCACTACCCGTTCCGCATCGAGCGGCCGTACTACGCGCTGGTGAACACCGACGAGGGCCACCCGATCGGCTGGATCGCCCGCGAGCAATGCAAGCGTGGCCACGTTCCGGACGGCGAATCGCTACTGATCGTCCAGGCCAGCCACGACTGGTCGGTCGCTCACTGGGACGACCCACCCGAGGAGAACGTGGCCGTACTCGCGAGGATGGCCGGCGACGTGCTCGGCGACGAGCGTCTGGCAACGCCCGACTGGACGGACCACCAGGGCTGGCGGTACGCCCAGCCGGAAGACGACCCACCGCGAGACCTGCTCCGTGCGGCCGAGGACCACGCTATTTACTGTCTGGGGGACTGGACGATCGGGACCCCGCGACTGCACGGCGCGTTGCGCAGCGGCCTCGACACTGCCGATCGGGTCGTCGCGTCGCTGTGA
- a CDS encoding DUF4352 domain-containing protein, translating to MHRSRRGLLQACGATLMAIAGCSSPESDSEGVTSTPEDSDSAGESGAPEEAIDLEFGEGAEFTNDGDVKLQVILSNPQLVETAPVVTDSQIYVDSPESKPQFFTVQVFVANEGSATLSPPKGLYFRVDGEEVDRSFVRTSGQTYRDIGDLSPGDSATGTIAFPAPAGPATGTVALRFQTLLESPPARWTFDFADVPQTSTDLSRDGLGASVTVDAGPYAYEFTPLDAHETTAYTDASGTEHTASAGSTFVVVEARSENVGDEPVKLPNPYSVRLAADGSIYRGQRYANAADRYEGRVDPYRPGDDQAGKLLFEVPDAASRYTLRLAIGNDTFVTWPLDVDTS from the coding sequence ATGCACCGTTCGAGGCGGGGACTGTTGCAGGCGTGTGGGGCCACGTTGATGGCGATTGCAGGCTGTTCCAGCCCCGAAAGCGACAGCGAGGGCGTTACTTCGACCCCCGAGGATTCCGACTCCGCTGGCGAATCAGGAGCTCCAGAGGAGGCCATCGACCTCGAATTCGGTGAGGGTGCGGAGTTCACGAACGACGGTGACGTGAAACTGCAGGTGATACTGTCGAATCCCCAACTCGTCGAAACGGCCCCGGTCGTCACCGACTCTCAGATTTACGTCGACTCGCCAGAGTCGAAGCCTCAGTTTTTCACTGTCCAGGTGTTCGTCGCCAACGAGGGCTCAGCGACTCTTTCACCACCGAAGGGGCTCTATTTTCGGGTTGATGGGGAGGAAGTCGACCGGAGTTTCGTCAGAACGTCGGGCCAAACGTATCGCGATATCGGCGACCTCTCACCGGGCGACAGCGCGACGGGCACCATCGCCTTCCCCGCTCCAGCGGGGCCTGCCACCGGGACCGTGGCACTCCGGTTCCAGACGCTCCTGGAGTCCCCTCCTGCCCGGTGGACGTTCGATTTTGCAGACGTTCCGCAGACGTCGACCGATCTGTCTCGGGATGGACTCGGTGCGTCTGTGACCGTCGATGCTGGGCCGTACGCCTACGAGTTCACGCCACTCGACGCCCACGAGACGACCGCGTATACCGATGCCAGCGGGACCGAACACACCGCGTCCGCTGGGTCGACGTTCGTCGTGGTCGAGGCCCGATCCGAGAACGTCGGTGACGAACCCGTGAAGCTGCCAAATCCGTACAGCGTTCGCCTGGCGGCTGACGGGTCGATATACCGGGGCCAGCGGTACGCGAATGCCGCGGACCGGTACGAAGGACGGGTCGATCCGTATCGACCAGGCGACGATCAAGCGGGAAAACTCCTGTTCGAGGTTCCCGACGCGGCGTCGAGGTACACACTCCGGCTTGCGATCGGAAATGACACGTTCGTGACGTGGCCACTCGACGTCGATACCAGCTAA